A genomic window from Alkalihalobacillus sp. AL-G includes:
- a CDS encoding DUF3231 family protein has product MEMNHETRLTSAEMASLWLQYVKDTAKLCVLKYFSAKVEDRDFRTVIEFGVRSTEEYLTSLTDLFERENFPIPTGFSNKDVNTNAPRLFSDLYFIYNLKDMTVAQMSADALAIGLGSRYDIVAFHEKLLNDAVQLQVMIKEVLLKKGVYVRPPYISLPDQAEFVTNQNFLGNLMGKQRPLTVIEISHLFLTNETNFVAKETLLGFAQVAKSEKVKNYFIRGKEIANKQMKILKQVLTQDDLPAPMLWDSAVTNSKVSPFSDKLMMFLITAMAAGGIAKYGAAMGSSPRKDVALKYGRLLVEISLYAEDGANIMIEKGWFEEPPHSPDHNRLIRE; this is encoded by the coding sequence ATGGAAATGAATCATGAAACCCGTTTAACTTCAGCAGAAATGGCTAGTTTATGGTTACAATATGTTAAGGATACCGCGAAACTTTGTGTATTGAAGTATTTTTCCGCAAAGGTAGAAGATCGTGATTTCCGTACAGTCATTGAGTTTGGAGTGCGTTCTACGGAAGAATACCTCACATCTTTGACCGATTTATTTGAAAGGGAAAACTTTCCGATTCCAACCGGTTTTTCGAACAAGGATGTAAATACAAATGCTCCTCGTTTATTTTCGGATCTTTATTTCATTTACAACCTAAAGGATATGACTGTTGCTCAAATGTCAGCAGATGCGCTAGCAATTGGACTGGGGAGTCGTTACGATATTGTTGCTTTTCACGAAAAGCTCCTTAATGATGCCGTACAATTGCAGGTAATGATCAAGGAGGTTTTGTTAAAAAAGGGGGTCTATGTTCGCCCTCCATATATATCATTACCGGACCAAGCAGAATTTGTGACCAATCAAAATTTTTTAGGAAATTTAATGGGGAAACAACGTCCTTTGACAGTGATTGAAATTTCACATTTATTTCTCACGAACGAAACCAACTTTGTTGCAAAAGAGACGTTGCTTGGATTTGCACAGGTTGCCAAAAGCGAGAAAGTAAAAAATTACTTCATTAGAGGAAAAGAAATTGCTAATAAACAAATGAAAATTTTAAAACAAGTGTTAACGCAGGATGACCTTCCAGCGCCAATGCTCTGGGACTCCGCGGTTACAAATTCAAAGGTTTCCCCTTTTTCGGATAAATTGATGATGTTCCTGATCACAGCTATGGCAGCCGGTGGTATTGCAAAATACGGGGCAGCAATGGGATCTAGTCCGAGAAAGGATGTCGCGTTGAAATACGGACGTCTTTTAGTAGAAATTTCGTTATATGCAGAAGACGGAGCAAACATCATGATTGAAAAAGGTTGGTTTGAAGAACCACCCCATTCTCCCGATCATAATAGGCTGATAAGAGAATAA
- a CDS encoding nuclease-related domain-containing protein, producing the protein MNIKECAKPLQLLKLEALDKRIPIEHVKHKIIIGSLVRYRAGFKGEQSINYYLSLLPPEHYLFFHNVRLYDGSHYFQIDTLILTKHYLLILEVKNIAGTIVFNHVTKQLVRMINEKEEAFKYPIIQNEAQLAHMKKWLKLHKLPSIPVEGLVVIANENTVIKTSDQSPHFSDEVVPSPALPDQIRKLDKKYQSVKKSKKVLEKLSQKILAQNSELDQNILNQFEITKEDLITGVQCQGCTNYSMVRIDRMWKCSHCEIQSKDAHVSALLDYSLLISPTISNREARQFLQISSPDIAKRILSKYPVAESGRTCNRRYILRPHI; encoded by the coding sequence TTGAATATCAAAGAATGTGCAAAGCCTCTCCAACTTCTAAAACTAGAAGCTTTGGACAAAAGAATCCCGATTGAACATGTAAAACACAAAATAATTATTGGCTCATTAGTTCGTTATCGAGCTGGGTTCAAAGGCGAGCAATCCATAAACTACTACTTATCTTTACTCCCACCGGAACACTACCTCTTTTTCCACAATGTTCGACTGTATGATGGTTCACACTATTTTCAAATTGATACTCTTATACTTACGAAGCACTATCTATTGATTTTAGAAGTGAAAAATATAGCAGGTACTATTGTATTTAATCATGTAACGAAGCAATTAGTTCGGATGATTAATGAGAAAGAAGAAGCCTTTAAATATCCAATAATTCAAAATGAAGCTCAACTAGCACATATGAAAAAATGGTTGAAATTGCACAAATTGCCTTCAATTCCAGTAGAAGGGCTTGTAGTTATCGCTAACGAAAATACCGTTATTAAAACATCTGACCAATCACCTCACTTTTCAGATGAAGTCGTTCCAAGTCCAGCATTACCTGATCAAATTAGGAAGCTTGATAAAAAATATCAGTCTGTTAAAAAATCAAAGAAAGTTCTGGAGAAACTATCCCAAAAAATTTTGGCGCAGAATTCTGAACTTGATCAAAATATATTGAATCAGTTCGAGATTACAAAAGAAGATCTTATTACAGGAGTACAATGCCAAGGATGTACAAACTACTCTATGGTTCGAATCGACAGAATGTGGAAGTGCTCACACTGTGAAATACAGTCAAAAGATGCACATGTTTCTGCATTATTAGATTATTCACTCCTCATTTCCCCTACAATATCCAATCGTGAGGCACGACAATTTCTCCAAATAAGTTCTCCTGACATTGCCAAAAGAATCCTGAGTAAATATCCAGTTGCAGAATCGGGTCGTACTTGCAATCGAAGGTACATTCTCCGACCACATATCTAG
- a CDS encoding GTP cyclohydrolase II produces MAQLELKSKVLSILKDKIQLINTDEGAIYLVGPIRLPVNLFGETAVFHWYCWLNCEEDTKDLQQIIDKLSSSNLAELQQSSVLVYGDFQNQEDAIIRMHSICHTGDIFGSKRCDCGYQLKQSMRMITEYGAGALFYLANHEGRGIGLFSKAMAYLLQENGYDTVEANLELGFVDDARNYSDSIEVLKALRSKPVTLMTNNPKKLAALKAADLHVSGRTPLWGDITEYNKNYLRTKIKRSGHLEDGGACPND; encoded by the coding sequence ATGGCACAACTCGAACTTAAATCAAAAGTTCTATCCATTTTAAAAGATAAAATCCAATTGATTAATACAGATGAAGGTGCTATTTACCTTGTAGGTCCAATTCGTCTCCCGGTTAATTTATTTGGCGAAACGGCTGTATTTCACTGGTATTGTTGGTTGAATTGTGAGGAAGATACAAAAGATCTTCAACAGATCATTGATAAGTTGTCTTCGTCTAATTTAGCTGAATTGCAACAATCGAGTGTTTTGGTCTATGGGGATTTTCAAAATCAAGAGGATGCCATCATCAGAATGCATTCAATCTGCCATACGGGGGATATCTTCGGAAGTAAACGATGTGATTGTGGTTATCAACTGAAACAATCCATGCGTATGATTACTGAATATGGGGCGGGGGCATTATTTTATCTTGCAAATCATGAAGGTAGAGGGATTGGTTTATTCAGTAAGGCGATGGCTTATTTACTTCAAGAAAACGGGTATGACACAGTAGAGGCGAATTTAGAACTTGGTTTTGTTGATGACGCTCGAAATTACAGTGATTCTATAGAAGTTTTGAAAGCATTACGTTCAAAACCGGTAACGCTTATGACGAATAATCCAAAAAAACTCGCAGCATTGAAAGCTGCTGATTTGCATGTGTCTGGCAGAACACCACTATGGGGAGATATTACCGAGTATAACAAGAATTATCTACGGACAAAAATAAAGCGTTCTGGTCATTTAGAAGATGGTGGAGCTTGTCCCAATGACTAA
- a CDS encoding DoxX family protein, which produces MENKYEWSTFILRVVLGITFFVHGLAKFQGGIENTVGWFGSIGLPGFLAYGVALLELVGGIALVVGLGTRIISGLLALLMAGAILKVKLPVGFIGNGQAGYELDLAFLAMSVAIAINGSNLYALDSKLFKGQKHQNENTKSA; this is translated from the coding sequence ATGGAAAATAAATATGAGTGGAGTACGTTTATTTTACGTGTCGTGTTAGGAATCACATTTTTTGTTCACGGGTTGGCGAAATTCCAAGGTGGCATTGAAAACACCGTTGGATGGTTTGGAAGTATCGGCCTGCCAGGATTTCTCGCTTATGGTGTTGCCTTGTTAGAGTTAGTTGGTGGAATCGCATTAGTTGTTGGCTTGGGAACTAGAATCATATCAGGCTTACTTGCATTACTGATGGCTGGAGCTATTTTAAAAGTGAAATTGCCTGTTGGCTTTATAGGAAATGGACAGGCAGGCTATGAATTAGATCTCGCTTTCTTAGCAATGTCAGTAGCGATAGCTATAAATGGCAGTAATTTGTATGCACTGGATTCTAAACTTTTTAAAGGGCAAAAGCATCAAAACGAAAACACCAAATCAGCTTAA
- a CDS encoding DUF3231 family protein produces MDRDHDAQLTSAEMAGLWGQYINDTAARSVLAHFLMTVEDSQVRLVLELAFSSCKNHIEFLQGFFEQATFPIPVGFSKKDVNLQAPRLFSDLFYLSYLKNMSILGMTASTLAIGLAARSDVVSFHKKVLADAVKLHKAAKEVMMEKGVYVRPPYISTPDEVDFATKQSFLGKLWGDQRPLTTVEMTHLFLNIETNVVGKQMMVAFTQVAKRKKVKEFLVRGKEIAEKHVNIFSQIQLDDDIPATMSWDTAVTDSTVPTFSDKLIMFHVTAMIAAGIGNYGTAISVSPRKDIGIKYSRLLMEISLYAEDGANIMIDHGWLEKPPHAPDRNQLVK; encoded by the coding sequence ATGGACAGGGATCATGATGCTCAATTAACATCTGCGGAGATGGCGGGTTTGTGGGGACAATATATAAACGACACTGCCGCAAGAAGTGTATTAGCACATTTTTTGATGACCGTTGAGGATAGCCAGGTTCGTTTGGTTCTTGAATTGGCTTTTTCTTCATGTAAAAACCATATTGAGTTTCTTCAGGGTTTCTTTGAACAAGCAACATTTCCGATTCCCGTAGGCTTTTCAAAAAAAGATGTGAATTTACAAGCCCCGCGTTTGTTTTCAGATTTATTTTACCTGTCTTATTTAAAAAATATGTCGATCCTAGGTATGACAGCAAGTACCTTAGCAATTGGGTTGGCTGCCCGTTCTGATGTTGTTTCTTTTCATAAAAAGGTCCTTGCAGATGCGGTGAAATTACATAAGGCAGCAAAGGAAGTCATGATGGAAAAAGGCGTTTATGTTCGCCCCCCTTATATCTCCACCCCAGATGAAGTTGATTTTGCCACAAAACAAAGCTTCTTAGGGAAACTTTGGGGAGACCAACGTCCATTAACGACGGTTGAAATGACCCACTTGTTTTTAAATATCGAAACAAATGTCGTTGGAAAACAAATGATGGTCGCATTTACTCAAGTGGCAAAAAGGAAAAAGGTAAAGGAGTTTTTGGTACGCGGAAAAGAAATTGCCGAAAAACATGTCAACATTTTCAGCCAAATCCAATTGGATGATGATATTCCAGCGACTATGAGTTGGGACACAGCTGTAACAGATTCAACGGTACCGACATTTTCCGATAAACTGATCATGTTCCACGTGACTGCTATGATTGCAGCTGGAATTGGAAATTACGGGACAGCCATTTCAGTGAGTCCAAGAAAAGATATAGGGATAAAATATTCCCGACTCTTAATGGAAATCTCACTTTATGCAGAAGACGGAGCAAACATCATGATTGACCACGGTTGGTTGGAAAAGCCGCCTCATGCACCTGACCGAAATCAGTTAGTAAAGTAA
- a CDS encoding MerR family transcriptional regulator, with protein sequence MAMKVKEVADLVGISVRTLHHYDEIGLLTPEQTTDSGYRLYSNENLEMLQQILFLKELGFPLKKISKIISSPSFDRKEALKLHRKMLLEKRGRLDKMIATIDKTILNTEGEIQMSNKEKFEGFDFSHNPYEKEARERWGDETVDKSNAKLGNMSEEEQKAMGDKMNTIYRKLADLRNSSPDSDEAQQAIKEWYDFLNGNFGHHYSLDAFKGLGQMYVEDERFTKNIDQFGKGLARFMRDAMAVYSDNNKN encoded by the coding sequence ATGGCAATGAAAGTGAAAGAAGTCGCGGATTTAGTTGGAATTAGTGTGCGCACACTACATCATTATGATGAAATCGGGTTATTAACACCTGAGCAGACGACCGACTCCGGGTATCGACTTTATTCTAATGAAAATCTTGAAATGTTACAACAAATCCTATTTTTAAAAGAGTTAGGCTTCCCTTTGAAAAAAATTAGTAAGATTATCAGTAGTCCTTCATTTGATCGTAAAGAGGCATTGAAATTACATCGGAAAATGTTGCTTGAGAAACGCGGTCGACTGGATAAGATGATTGCGACGATTGATAAAACGATCCTAAACACGGAAGGAGAAATTCAAATGTCTAACAAAGAAAAATTCGAAGGGTTCGATTTCAGTCATAATCCATATGAAAAAGAAGCACGAGAGCGTTGGGGTGATGAAACCGTCGATAAATCCAATGCCAAGTTAGGGAACATGTCTGAAGAAGAACAAAAAGCGATGGGCGACAAAATGAATACAATTTATCGTAAGCTTGCAGACCTCCGAAATAGCTCGCCAGATTCAGATGAGGCACAACAAGCAATAAAGGAATGGTATGACTTTTTAAACGGAAACTTTGGTCATCACTATTCACTCGATGCCTTCAAAGGATTAGGTCAAATGTACGTTGAAGATGAGCGCTTTACCAAAAACATCGACCAGTTTGGTAAAGGGCTAGCAAGGTTCATGCGTGATGCGATGGCGGTTTATTCAGACAACAACAAAAATTAA
- a CDS encoding ABC transporter ATP-binding protein — protein MLVINEVSKQFGNFTALENINLEFENGVYGLLAPNGAGKTTLIKMLVTLLFPTNGDILYNGTEVTKLDEQYRDKLGYLPQEFGYYKNYTPEKYLMYLSALKGIDKNEAKRKISELLRLVGLADVTRKKMKKFSGGMIQRVGIAQAMLNDPKILILDEPTAGLDPKERARFRKLLTELARDRIIILSTHIVSDVESIANEIIMIKDKTILYNDTIPNICDILADSIYETDVSFSEADSFRNKYMSIEERQDGGQMTIRFISRDKALPEWRKVKPTLEDVFLHVYEDDMTLAGSTQ, from the coding sequence ATGCTCGTTATCAATGAGGTCAGTAAGCAATTCGGAAACTTCACTGCATTAGAGAATATTAATCTCGAGTTTGAAAACGGGGTGTACGGCTTGTTGGCGCCAAATGGTGCTGGAAAAACGACTTTGATTAAAATGCTCGTGACGCTGTTGTTTCCGACAAATGGTGATATTTTATACAACGGAACTGAGGTTACGAAGCTTGATGAACAATACCGTGATAAACTCGGTTATCTTCCACAAGAATTCGGCTATTATAAAAATTACACGCCAGAGAAGTATTTAATGTATTTATCAGCGCTAAAAGGAATCGATAAAAACGAGGCGAAACGGAAAATTTCTGAGCTGTTGAGGCTCGTCGGTTTGGCGGACGTTACGAGAAAAAAGATGAAAAAGTTTTCGGGTGGGATGATCCAGCGTGTTGGAATTGCTCAAGCGATGTTGAACGATCCGAAGATCCTGATTCTTGATGAACCGACCGCTGGACTGGACCCAAAGGAGCGTGCGCGTTTCCGGAAGCTATTGACAGAACTTGCCCGTGATCGAATCATCATCCTATCGACTCATATTGTATCGGATGTTGAGTCGATTGCAAATGAAATCATCATGATCAAGGACAAAACCATTTTATATAATGATACAATCCCTAATATTTGTGACATTTTAGCGGACTCGATTTACGAAACGGACGTATCTTTTTCAGAAGCTGATTCGTTTCGTAACAAGTATATGTCGATTGAAGAGAGGCAGGATGGAGGTCAAATGACGATTCGGTTTATTTCAAGGGATAAGGCACTACCAGAATGGAGAAAGGTGAAACCGACGTTGGAGGACGTGTTTTTACACGTTTATGAGGACGACATGACGTTAGCTGGCAGCACTCAATGA
- a CDS encoding dioxygenase gives MMPSFFVAHGAPLLAIEDNDYTQFLNNLGCAVPRPKAIVLFSAHWESSVQKVSKVDGYYKTIYDFGGFPEELYRIQYAAKGDQRITTDIQELFTKHGVPHELETERGLDHGAWVVLKLLYPNADIPVISMSVNPQLTPEEQYKVGESLSALQANDILIIGSGGTVHNLSALNMVEDNGAIDQWARDFDEWLARHLKKWDVDSLFNYKSLAPAANRAVPPYGNEHFIPIFYAMGAADDRRDARLLHRSYRYGNLSQSVWQFG, from the coding sequence ATGATGCCATCTTTTTTTGTCGCTCATGGAGCGCCACTTCTAGCGATTGAAGATAATGACTACACACAGTTTTTAAATAATTTGGGTTGTGCAGTGCCACGTCCAAAAGCGATCGTATTGTTTTCAGCCCATTGGGAGTCATCCGTTCAAAAGGTAAGTAAAGTTGATGGATATTATAAGACGATCTATGATTTTGGAGGGTTTCCTGAAGAGCTGTATCGCATTCAATATGCGGCTAAAGGTGATCAGCGGATTACGACTGATATACAAGAATTGTTCACTAAACACGGTGTTCCACATGAACTAGAAACGGAACGCGGTCTAGATCATGGAGCTTGGGTTGTCCTTAAGCTGCTTTACCCAAATGCCGATATTCCTGTCATCTCAATGTCAGTAAATCCGCAGCTTACACCTGAGGAGCAGTACAAGGTTGGGGAATCCCTATCAGCGTTACAGGCAAATGACATCTTGATCATCGGCAGTGGTGGGACCGTGCATAACCTCAGTGCTTTAAATATGGTTGAAGACAACGGGGCAATCGATCAATGGGCACGTGATTTCGATGAGTGGTTGGCGCGTCATTTGAAAAAGTGGGATGTAGACTCTCTTTTCAATTACAAGTCATTAGCCCCAGCAGCAAATCGTGCGGTGCCACCCTATGGGAACGAGCATTTCATACCGATATTTTATGCTATGGGGGCAGCCGATGATAGACGAGATGCAAGATTATTACACCGTAGCTATCGATATGGAAACCTAAGTCAAAGTGTCTGGCAGTTTGGATAA
- a CDS encoding undecaprenyl-diphosphate phosphatase encodes MTTWEFLVAIILGFVEGLTEFAPVSSTGHMIIVDDLWLKSKQLFNEEVAVTFKVVIQLGSILAVVIIFKDRILNMLHLGKKTSYTANENRLKLSHIFVGIVPAGIIGFLFEDYIDENLFRTETVIIGLFVGAILMIIADRYNKKKKHVTESVDNISYKQALGMGFFQCIGLWPGFSRSGSTISGGVLLGLSHRASADFTFIMAVPVMAGASGLSLIKNWQYFTMDALPFMIVGFISAFIFALISIQFFLKLIDRVKLVPFAIYRMIIAVLIYVLYFL; translated from the coding sequence ATGACTACTTGGGAATTTTTAGTTGCAATCATACTTGGATTTGTAGAAGGTTTAACCGAATTTGCGCCTGTCTCTTCCACAGGGCACATGATTATCGTCGATGATTTATGGTTAAAATCAAAGCAATTGTTTAACGAAGAAGTAGCTGTCACATTTAAAGTGGTCATTCAGCTCGGTTCGATACTAGCTGTTGTAATCATCTTTAAAGACCGCATTCTCAACATGTTACATCTCGGCAAAAAAACTTCATATACTGCTAATGAAAACCGGCTTAAATTATCCCATATTTTTGTTGGCATCGTTCCTGCAGGAATCATCGGATTTTTGTTCGAGGACTACATTGACGAAAACCTTTTTCGTACTGAAACTGTCATCATCGGGTTATTCGTGGGAGCAATCCTGATGATCATTGCTGACCGCTATAATAAGAAAAAGAAGCATGTTACAGAATCAGTAGATAACATTTCATATAAGCAAGCACTAGGAATGGGTTTCTTTCAGTGTATCGGTTTATGGCCAGGGTTCTCACGCTCAGGCTCAACGATTTCTGGCGGTGTTTTGCTCGGGTTAAGTCACCGTGCATCGGCAGATTTCACGTTTATTATGGCTGTCCCTGTCATGGCTGGAGCAAGTGGTCTATCACTCATTAAAAACTGGCAGTATTTCACGATGGATGCCTTACCGTTTATGATCGTCGGATTTATTAGTGCATTTATTTTCGCACTTATTTCAATCCAATTTTTCTTAAAACTGATTGACCGAGTCAAGCTTGTACCATTTGCAATCTATCGTATGATTATCGCAGTGCTGATTTACGTACTTTACTTCTTATAA
- a CDS encoding transporter substrate-binding domain-containing protein, protein MKKFSFVSMILILTLVLAACGSSDGENAGGDGEAKVYKVGVDTTYPPFEFKEGGEYKGIDIDLINAIAESQGFEIELKPMDFGGIIPALQAGQLDVAIAGMSITEDRKKIVDFSEPYFDAGLSLVVGEGNTDIKSVDDLKGKTVAVKKGTTGATYALENKDKLGIEITQFDDSPSMFQEVANGNADALIEDYPVIGYAIKQKDLGLKIVGDRLNGDQYGIAVLKGENQDLLEKINKGLAELKENGKYDEILNTYLGE, encoded by the coding sequence ATGAAGAAATTTAGTTTCGTTTCAATGATCTTAATCCTAACATTAGTACTCGCAGCATGTGGTTCCTCAGATGGAGAAAACGCAGGTGGTGATGGCGAAGCGAAAGTATACAAAGTCGGAGTAGATACGACTTATCCGCCATTTGAATTTAAAGAAGGTGGAGAGTACAAAGGGATCGACATTGATTTGATCAATGCGATTGCTGAAAGCCAAGGCTTTGAAATTGAATTGAAGCCGATGGACTTTGGCGGTATAATTCCAGCACTTCAGGCAGGTCAGCTTGATGTAGCGATAGCAGGGATGAGTATCACAGAAGACCGTAAAAAGATTGTTGATTTCTCTGAGCCATACTTTGATGCTGGTTTAAGCCTTGTCGTTGGTGAAGGTAACACAGATATCAAATCCGTAGACGACCTAAAAGGAAAAACGGTTGCAGTAAAAAAGGGAACAACCGGTGCAACTTATGCCTTAGAAAACAAGGACAAGCTTGGTATTGAAATTACTCAATTTGACGACAGTCCTTCTATGTTCCAAGAAGTTGCAAACGGAAATGCAGATGCATTAATAGAGGACTACCCGGTAATTGGTTATGCAATCAAACAAAAAGACCTTGGACTTAAGATTGTTGGAGACCGTCTAAATGGTGACCAGTATGGAATCGCAGTTCTAAAAGGTGAAAATCAAGACCTGTTAGAAAAAATCAACAAAGGTCTTGCAGAACTTAAAGAAAATGGAAAATATGATGAAATCTTAAACACTTACCTCGGGGAATAA
- a CDS encoding RNA polymerase sigma factor, protein MNQELKWIKSIKKHSSESSANQLVHKYYKEIFAFVYKQTLDQELAKDITQEIFISMLRTVHSFDGRASFRTWLYKVANSRLIDFYRSKFYRQQKQTEEIQEESLYEPDDFTVDVETKEHAELVLKELARFDQELQHIVRLKIYGQYTFAEIAASTEITESTVKTKYYATIRKLQQRLKEDENE, encoded by the coding sequence ATGAACCAAGAACTGAAATGGATAAAATCGATTAAGAAGCATTCAAGTGAGAGTTCCGCAAATCAGCTTGTACATAAGTATTATAAGGAGATCTTTGCGTTTGTGTATAAGCAAACTTTGGATCAGGAGCTTGCAAAGGATATTACTCAAGAGATTTTCATTAGTATGCTAAGAACGGTTCACAGCTTTGATGGAAGAGCATCATTTCGCACGTGGCTTTATAAAGTGGCGAATTCCCGATTGATTGATTTCTACCGGTCAAAATTTTATAGGCAGCAAAAACAAACGGAAGAGATTCAAGAGGAATCATTATATGAACCAGATGACTTTACAGTCGATGTGGAAACGAAGGAACATGCAGAACTAGTTCTCAAAGAGCTAGCACGTTTTGATCAAGAGCTCCAACACATTGTCCGGTTGAAAATTTATGGACAGTACACATTTGCTGAGATTGCAGCAAGTACAGAAATTACCGAGTCGACTGTGAAAACCAAGTATTACGCGACCATCCGTAAGCTTCAACAACGGTTAAAGGAGGATGAAAATGAATAG
- a CDS encoding amino acid ABC transporter permease: MDTIIEALPYLLEGLQVTLYVFVIAVLIGFVIGLVMALFRLAPIKILNWIAKIFIDAIRGTPFIVQLFFIYFGLNSLEWISMSNTTAGIVTVAINAGAYLAEIIRAGIMSIDKGQTEAARSLGLSGGQNMRFIVLPQAFRRMLPAFTNQSIISLKDTSLLSIIGIADLTQQGQIQMAVTYEAFKIWFAVGVIYFIIIYLLSILANYLERRFELR, translated from the coding sequence TTGGATACAATAATAGAAGCGTTACCCTATTTGCTTGAGGGATTGCAAGTTACGCTATATGTCTTTGTTATTGCTGTTCTAATCGGGTTTGTTATTGGTCTTGTGATGGCGTTATTCCGATTGGCGCCGATTAAAATCCTGAATTGGATTGCAAAAATCTTTATCGATGCGATTCGCGGAACACCGTTTATCGTTCAGTTGTTCTTCATTTATTTTGGACTGAATTCTTTAGAATGGATTTCAATGAGTAACACTACTGCAGGTATTGTAACAGTTGCAATCAATGCAGGTGCTTACCTAGCTGAAATCATCCGTGCGGGAATCATGTCGATTGATAAAGGACAAACCGAAGCTGCACGTTCACTCGGTTTATCAGGTGGACAAAATATGCGTTTTATCGTTTTACCGCAGGCGTTCAGAAGAATGCTACCTGCGTTTACGAATCAATCGATCATCAGTTTGAAAGATACGTCCTTGCTATCAATCATCGGGATTGCTGATTTGACTCAGCAAGGTCAGATTCAAATGGCTGTAACATATGAAGCGTTTAAAATCTGGTTTGCGGTCGGTGTCATTTACTTTATCATTATTTATCTCTTATCGATCCTTGCAAATTATTTAGAAAGGAGATTTGAACTCCGATGA
- a CDS encoding helix-turn-helix domain-containing protein produces the protein MDIGTTIRAIRNRKKITIAQMSEGTGLSKGFISNMENNNTSPSINTLQTVANFLGIPLPYLLLEKEQRIRVVRKHERQYTTHNKENLKVEHLTCKGGLTMLRVEFPPGASTGDEPHAHEGEECHLVLQGKILAVQGEDSVVLEEGDSFSWNASVPHNVKNIGEEPAVVLIAIYTDIELDDRL, from the coding sequence ATGGATATCGGTACAACGATTCGGGCTATACGCAATAGAAAAAAGATTACGATCGCACAAATGAGTGAGGGTACAGGACTTTCCAAAGGATTTATCAGCAATATGGAAAACAACAATACGTCGCCATCTATTAACACGTTACAAACAGTCGCTAATTTCCTCGGGATCCCTTTGCCTTATCTCCTTTTAGAGAAAGAGCAGCGTATACGTGTAGTTAGAAAACATGAACGGCAATATACGACTCACAATAAAGAAAATCTTAAAGTCGAACATTTAACTTGCAAAGGTGGACTTACGATGCTGCGTGTTGAATTTCCTCCTGGGGCTTCAACTGGAGATGAGCCACACGCTCATGAAGGAGAAGAATGTCATCTAGTATTGCAAGGGAAAATTCTTGCTGTACAAGGTGAGGATTCAGTTGTTTTAGAGGAAGGTGATTCGTTCAGCTGGAATGCGAGTGTCCCGCATAATGTGAAAAATATAGGTGAGGAACCAGCAGTAGTATTAATCGCAATTTATACAGATATTGAACTCGATGATCGATTATAA
- a CDS encoding PadR family transcriptional regulator yields the protein MNKEMLKGTIDLLILSLLLEKDNYGYEISRELKERTEGAFIVQEATLYLSLKRLEKQGSIESYWGSETQGGRRKYYRITSDGQERLQQIKQDWEQMASIVSKFT from the coding sequence TTGAATAAAGAAATGCTGAAAGGTACCATCGACCTTCTTATCCTTTCCTTACTACTGGAAAAGGACAACTACGGATATGAAATTTCCAGAGAGTTAAAGGAGCGGACCGAAGGCGCATTCATTGTACAAGAAGCTACATTATATCTATCTCTGAAACGCCTTGAAAAACAGGGATCCATCGAATCCTATTGGGGGAGCGAAACTCAAGGCGGTCGGCGGAAATACTACCGGATCACATCGGATGGGCAGGAACGACTGCAGCAAATAAAACAGGATTGGGAACAGATGGCCAGCATCGTTTCAAAGTTTACCTAA